The window ATCGGAGTCACTGATGATCGCGCACCTGCTGTCCCGTGGATGGGCGGTCGTCACCGCGGACTACGAGGGGCCGGAGTCCGAGTTCCTCGCCGGCCCGCAAGCCGGCTTCGCGGTTCTCGACGGGATCCGCGCCGCTCAGCATTTCGTACCAGCCCGGCTGAACACGCAGTCGCCGACGGGTCTGTGGGGATACTCCGGCGGCGCCTTCGCCACGGCGTGGGCCGCCGAACTTCAGCAGTCCCACGCTCCCGAGCTGGGTCTGAACGGTATTGCACTGGGCGGGTTGCCCGCCGACCTCGAGGCAACCATGCGGAACGTCGATGGTGGGTACGGTTTCGGACTCACCTTCGGCGGAGTGATCGGTATCGATAGGGCATACCCCGAGAAGCAGCTGAGCGAACTCTTCACCGTTGAGGGCAGAGCGGCCATGCACGCGACCGGTGCTGCGTGCACTGTCGATCTGATCGCGACCTATGCGTTTCGGTCGTTGCACGACTTCACGATCGACCCTCGACCGTTCGACCATCCGGCGCTGCGTTCCGCTCTCGCTGAGAACAGCCCTACCGCAGTAGAAGTCAGCGCACCGATCTACAGCTATCACGCGGACGGGGACGAACTGGTACCCGTCGCAGTCCGCGACGCATTCGTCCGGCAATACTGCGCTGCCGGGAGTACCGTCGAGATCGTCCGCTACCCCGGCGGAAGCCACAACACCATGCTGCTCTCCGGCGCCTCGGGAGCGATCGATTTTCTCGCAGCACGATTCGCCGATACGCCTGCCGTCGACGACTGCCACTGACGGCAGTGAGCAGAGCTAGGACACGGGACAGCGGAACGGCGGTCCGCGTGCATGTAGTCAGCGTCATGGACGGACGAAGTCCGACTCGTCCTCCCCGAACAGCGTCACCCCAGTGGTGCAGTATGCCCTTGTCGCAGATCACCAGGTCGAACAATCCACCCCGATCTTCTGCGCGGCCGCGACTACGAGGAGGGAGTCGTAGGTGGTGAACACGACCACCAGGCCCTTGGCGCTTTGCCGTGCCCCATCTGACGACGCTCGACGAAAGTGGATCTGGCGCACTTTGGGTGGAGATTCGGGGCGTGTCGTCACGGCCTGCTGATCTGCGGCGGGTGAGGATCATCGGCGTGTGATTTCGAGAGTGTGCGAGCATTGTTGCCCCATCTGGTGGGTGTCGTCGTTGCCGGCGTCCGGAGGGTGGGTTCGACCATCCGTGTCGCCGCGGAACCGACAGGCGGGCGCGGTCGGTGCCCGCGTTGTGACGGCGAGTCCGCCCGGCTGCATTCCCGCTACCGCCGGTAGGTGTCGGACACGGCGATCGGCGGGCACCCCCCGTCACGATCGATATCCGAGTCCGCCGATTCTTCTGCGACACCACCGACTGCGCGGCAAAGACTTTCGCCGAACAGATCCCCGGATTGACTCAGCCCTGGGCGCGGAGAACCCGGTGCTGGGCGCGCGGTGATCTCCGCGATCGGGGTTGGCCGTGGCCGGCCGGGCCGGGGCCCGCCTCGCGGCTCTGGATCCGCGTCGGCCGTGACACCCTGCTCCGAGCCGTCCGGGTGATACCGGACTCCAAGATCCACGACGTCCGCGTCCTGGGCATCGACGACTTCGCGATCCGCCGCGGGCATATCTATGGAACGGTCGGAAAGCCCGGAGTTCATCCAAACTGAAGGAATCTCGGCGCCGTCCGGGCAACCGGTGGCGGGCGATGGTGATCTGCGCGGTGGTGACGATGTCGATCACCTCCGATCCGAAGACTTGGGTGACGGTGACCGGCGCCGACGCCAGCTCCGGGGGCACCGAGTGCCGGTTGCCGCGGTAGGACACCAGCGCTTGCCGGGATGCGGTCCGGGGTTCGGTGAGGATCGCCGGATACG of the Rhodococcus oxybenzonivorans genome contains:
- a CDS encoding lipase family protein, which gives rise to MISMRMAAWLVCLAMVTFSSAGLVAVAAPALAEIPAPSEDPFYQAPTGYESRPEGTILRSRPVTATALSVPLPVDSWQLLYKSLDSHREPVADVATILVPRTPWTDAGPRPLVSYQTAEDSLGSRCAPSYALTAGLGAATSNAASESLMIAHLLSRGWAVVTADYEGPESEFLAGPQAGFAVLDGIRAAQHFVPARLNTQSPTGLWGYSGGAFATAWAAELQQSHAPELGLNGIALGGLPADLEATMRNVDGGYGFGLTFGGVIGIDRAYPEKQLSELFTVEGRAAMHATGAACTVDLIATYAFRSLHDFTIDPRPFDHPALRSALAENSPTAVEVSAPIYSYHADGDELVPVAVRDAFVRQYCAAGSTVEIVRYPGGSHNTMLLSGASGAIDFLAARFADTPAVDDCH